One part of the Ancylomarina subtilis genome encodes these proteins:
- a CDS encoding cytochrome c biogenesis protein ResB, with amino-acid sequence MSIKKPIWQQPWGYAESFIISFGVLCIGFGLELVLPVNQSTLIFPFNLILGASFIILLVLAHVLFRKTKIHAFLSGIPLTISLVSVLSFMVIIMGVLPQIPSHQNGFVQQLGLNRMTSSYPFLLINLFLLIVLGLVSLRKTFPFKLKNWGFVCSHWGLWLVIFTGGLGSGDLRRLRMDIYENKTEWRAYDDNGRYFEMPLAIKLKDFLIDEFNPKLAIVENETGELCEAQKPSMIMIEKDLNCRLQDWQVQVEEFYMTSGRAGDRYYPLSDFGAAPAAKVRVVSPQNDTLQGWISCGSFNRPHESLKLNEAFSLVMTVPEPKRFSSEVTFFTPEGKKQDATLEVNKSVTVNGWKVYQLSYDEKKGPYSDKSILEVVRDPWQPYVYLGIFMMMIGAIYMFWKGRESIND; translated from the coding sequence ATGTCTATAAAGAAACCGATTTGGCAGCAGCCATGGGGGTATGCTGAGAGTTTTATTATCTCATTTGGTGTTTTGTGCATCGGATTTGGATTGGAGTTGGTGCTTCCCGTCAACCAATCAACCCTGATTTTTCCATTCAACTTAATACTAGGAGCAAGTTTTATTATTTTACTCGTATTGGCTCATGTTTTGTTTCGAAAGACAAAAATTCATGCATTTTTATCGGGTATTCCATTGACTATAAGTTTGGTTTCTGTCCTAAGTTTCATGGTGATTATCATGGGAGTTTTGCCTCAGATTCCAAGTCATCAGAATGGATTTGTTCAGCAATTGGGATTAAACCGGATGACAAGTTCTTACCCATTTTTACTAATTAATCTGTTTTTATTGATTGTTCTTGGTCTTGTGAGTTTGCGAAAGACCTTTCCATTTAAGTTGAAGAATTGGGGTTTTGTGTGTAGTCATTGGGGCTTGTGGCTTGTTATTTTTACCGGCGGTCTGGGCTCAGGTGATTTGCGCCGATTGAGAATGGACATTTACGAGAACAAGACTGAATGGCGTGCTTACGATGATAATGGGCGTTATTTTGAAATGCCCTTAGCCATTAAACTGAAGGATTTCCTGATCGATGAATTTAATCCGAAGTTGGCTATCGTTGAAAATGAAACAGGTGAGTTGTGTGAAGCTCAAAAGCCATCGATGATAATGATAGAAAAAGATTTGAATTGTCGTTTACAAGATTGGCAAGTTCAGGTTGAAGAATTTTATATGACCTCCGGGAGGGCAGGAGACCGATATTATCCCTTAAGTGATTTTGGAGCAGCTCCGGCTGCTAAAGTTAGGGTGGTGTCGCCTCAGAATGATACCCTTCAGGGCTGGATTTCCTGTGGGAGTTTTAATCGTCCTCACGAGTCTTTAAAATTGAATGAGGCATTTTCTTTAGTGATGACGGTGCCCGAACCCAAGCGGTTTTCATCAGAAGTAACTTTTTTTACTCCGGAAGGGAAAAAACAGGATGCGACACTTGAAGTGAATAAATCGGTGACGGTAAATGGCTGGAAGGTTTATCAGCTGAGTTACGATGAAAAGAAGGGGCCTTATTCCGATAAATCGATTTTGGAGGTCGTTCGTGATCCATGGCAGCCCTATGTTTATTTGGGGATTTTTATGATGATGATTGGTGCCATTTATATGTTCTGGAAAGGACGCGAAAGCATCAACGATTAA
- the ccsA gene encoding cytochrome c biogenesis protein CcsA codes for MKKFLNFLFSMQMMGTLIALFALSIAAATFIENDFGTQAAKAIVYNATWFEVLLLLITVNLAANIYRYKLYKKDKWSMGLFHAAFIIILVGSGITRYIGYEGSMHIREGKASNQITSIDSYVDILVEKDGQQVSKSKKLNITAFNSVNVNEKLNLDDKSVHVKLKHYIPHATTSLTEEAGGTPVINFVATPNTPMQGMQNFYLDYDSNKMLGENLLSFGPTETKQATNFSYTDSLRIKSPYPIKELSMMGNESSEMESGKWHTISPRKLYEFNGIRLIIKNFYPSAKYKYVNSQDTKAASILVFDIKSDQEEKEVIVKGFKDFVGEAESINLNGLKVSLTYGSKLLPLPFIIKLNDFQLERYPGSKSPSSFASEVTLIDTLSSIKKDYRIYMNNILKHQGFRFYQSSYDSDEGGTILSVNHDQWGMMVTYFGYFLMIVGMVWSLIASGTRFKYLSQQKTKSLKTILVLILALGGSVSSYAQSGKAIEVPIEQATSFGQLVIQDNSGRFEPVNTLASEVIRKISKKSRINGLNADQVFLGMVIDPQNWEEMPFIKVSNSDLIREIGASGKYASFANFLDERGQYKLAKKVQDAYSRKPSERSAYDKEIISVDERVNVSYMVFTGEFLKLFPDPKDKNVAWYHPKSVIKFEGEDSLFIKKSILMLSQAMKARDYDSADMYINGIKKYQNTYGKEVMPSETKLKTEVLYNKINIFKKLFPYYLIIGFILIFALVAQIISPKMSVKWLFRIAFLILSVAFLMHTIGLGARWYISGHAPWSNGFESMTYVAWACLLAGFLFTRKSKFALPATSILAGLSLFVAHLSWMNPEVTNLVPVLKSYWLTIHVAIITGSYGFLALAALLGMINLSLMILRTTKNALRIDSTITELSRISEMTMIIGLYSLTIGTILGGVWANESWGRYWGWDPKETWALVSVLVYSFVLHMRYIPGLKSTFNFNLASVWAYSSIIMTYFGVNYYLAGLHSYAKGDPIPIPSWVYYTVGILIVLSTFAYYKYQKNKQKA; via the coding sequence ATGAAAAAATTTCTGAATTTTCTTTTCTCAATGCAAATGATGGGTACGCTCATCGCCCTATTTGCCCTATCGATTGCTGCAGCAACATTTATAGAAAATGATTTTGGCACACAGGCTGCCAAAGCTATTGTTTATAATGCCACCTGGTTCGAAGTTTTACTCCTGTTAATTACGGTAAACTTGGCAGCCAATATCTATCGATACAAACTCTACAAAAAAGATAAATGGTCTATGGGACTATTCCATGCAGCCTTTATCATTATTCTAGTAGGCTCAGGAATCACGCGATATATTGGCTACGAAGGCAGCATGCATATCCGTGAGGGTAAAGCGAGCAACCAAATTACAAGCATCGACAGCTATGTTGACATTCTTGTTGAGAAAGATGGACAACAAGTTTCAAAGTCGAAAAAACTCAATATAACTGCATTCAACTCAGTCAATGTTAATGAGAAACTAAATCTGGATGATAAATCGGTTCATGTTAAGCTTAAGCATTATATTCCTCATGCAACGACAAGTTTGACTGAAGAAGCTGGCGGTACACCTGTAATTAATTTTGTTGCAACCCCCAATACCCCAATGCAAGGCATGCAAAATTTCTACCTTGATTATGACAGTAATAAAATGCTAGGCGAAAATTTGCTTTCATTCGGTCCAACAGAAACCAAGCAGGCGACCAACTTTTCGTACACTGATAGTTTGAGAATTAAAAGCCCCTACCCGATTAAAGAATTAAGTATGATGGGCAATGAATCATCTGAAATGGAAAGTGGTAAGTGGCATACAATTAGTCCACGAAAACTATACGAGTTCAACGGCATCCGACTCATCATCAAAAACTTCTACCCTTCTGCCAAATACAAATATGTCAACAGTCAGGATACAAAGGCTGCCAGTATTTTAGTTTTTGATATCAAAAGTGATCAGGAAGAAAAAGAAGTCATTGTAAAAGGTTTCAAAGATTTTGTCGGTGAAGCTGAGAGCATTAACCTAAATGGCTTAAAAGTGTCATTAACTTATGGTTCAAAATTACTGCCCCTTCCTTTCATCATTAAACTCAACGATTTTCAGCTTGAACGTTATCCGGGATCTAAAAGTCCATCTTCTTTTGCAAGTGAAGTGACTCTTATCGATACCTTAAGTTCCATAAAAAAGGATTACCGCATTTATATGAACAACATTTTAAAACATCAAGGCTTTCGCTTTTATCAGTCATCGTACGATAGTGACGAAGGAGGTACCATTCTTTCTGTAAATCACGACCAATGGGGAATGATGGTAACTTATTTCGGTTATTTCCTAATGATAGTAGGCATGGTGTGGTCATTGATCGCTTCAGGCACACGTTTTAAATACTTAAGTCAACAAAAAACGAAAAGCCTCAAAACCATTCTGGTCTTAATTCTTGCTCTGGGCGGAAGTGTATCCTCTTATGCACAATCAGGAAAAGCAATTGAGGTTCCTATAGAACAAGCCACGAGTTTTGGTCAATTGGTTATACAGGATAACAGCGGTCGTTTTGAACCAGTCAATACATTAGCTAGCGAGGTGATTCGTAAAATCAGTAAGAAGAGCCGTATTAATGGCTTGAATGCAGATCAGGTTTTTTTGGGTATGGTCATCGATCCTCAAAATTGGGAAGAGATGCCCTTCATCAAGGTTAGTAATTCTGATTTAATTCGAGAAATTGGTGCTTCGGGTAAATACGCAAGTTTCGCCAACTTTTTAGATGAGCGAGGACAATATAAATTGGCAAAAAAAGTACAAGATGCCTATTCTCGTAAACCTTCTGAACGATCAGCTTACGACAAAGAGATTATCTCTGTTGATGAAAGAGTAAACGTCAGCTATATGGTTTTCACAGGTGAATTTCTAAAACTGTTCCCTGACCCTAAAGATAAAAATGTAGCTTGGTATCACCCCAAATCTGTAATCAAATTCGAAGGTGAAGATTCATTATTCATTAAGAAATCTATTTTGATGTTGAGTCAGGCCATGAAAGCCAGAGATTATGATTCTGCTGATATGTACATCAATGGAATCAAAAAATATCAAAACACCTATGGTAAAGAAGTGATGCCATCGGAAACAAAGCTAAAAACAGAAGTTCTTTACAATAAGATCAATATCTTCAAAAAACTGTTCCCTTACTACTTAATTATTGGGTTTATCTTGATTTTTGCTCTGGTCGCTCAAATCATTTCACCCAAAATGTCTGTAAAATGGCTGTTTCGCATTGCCTTTCTGATTCTAAGTGTCGCCTTTTTGATGCACACCATTGGTTTAGGTGCACGCTGGTACATTTCAGGCCACGCGCCATGGAGTAATGGTTTTGAATCGATGACATATGTAGCCTGGGCTTGTCTTCTCGCTGGATTTTTATTCACACGTAAATCTAAATTTGCCTTGCCGGCAACATCAATCTTAGCGGGCTTAAGTTTATTTGTGGCACACCTGAGCTGGATGAATCCAGAGGTTACCAATCTTGTTCCTGTTTTGAAATCATACTGGCTTACGATTCACGTTGCCATCATTACAGGTAGCTATGGTTTTCTTGCCCTGGCTGCACTTCTGGGTATGATCAACCTTTCCCTAATGATTTTGAGAACTACAAAGAATGCTCTCAGAATTGACTCAACCATAACAGAACTCAGTCGAATCAGTGAAATGACGATGATTATTGGGCTATACAGTCTGACTATCGGCACAATACTGGGTGGTGTATGGGCCAACGAGTCATGGGGCCGTTATTGGGGTTGGGATCCCAAAGAAACCTGGGCACTAGTCAGTGTCTTGGTCTACAGTTTTGTTCTGCACATGCGCTACATTCCTGGCTTGAAGTCAACTTTCAATTTTAATCTGGCTTCAGTTTGGGCATACAGCTCAATTATCATGACTTACTTTGGTGTGAACTATTATCTTGCAGGGCTTCATTCTTATGCCAAGGGTGATCCAATTCCAATTCCATCATGGGTGTATTATACTGTTGGAATATTAATTGTGTTGAGCACATTTGCCTATTACAAATACCAAAAGAACAAGCAAAAAGCTTAA
- a CDS encoding DUF5684 domain-containing protein yields the protein MVIGSLMYVAIITLLIVSAWKINTKADKPGWACLIPIYGTLVNLEIIGKPWWWILMMLIPGVNIVFAIMMVNLLAKSFGKGTGFTLGLIFLPFICYPILGLGEAKYEGPAGLR from the coding sequence ATGGTAATAGGATCATTAATGTATGTAGCGATTATTACGCTACTAATTGTATCAGCTTGGAAAATTAACACTAAAGCTGACAAACCCGGATGGGCTTGTTTAATTCCAATATATGGAACCCTAGTGAATTTAGAAATTATTGGAAAACCATGGTGGTGGATACTGATGATGCTTATACCAGGTGTCAATATTGTATTTGCAATAATGATGGTTAATTTACTAGCTAAAAGTTTTGGCAAAGGAACAGGATTCACCTTAGGTTTAATCTTCTTACCCTTCATTTGCTACCCCATACTTGGATTAGGAGAAGCTAAATATGAAGGACCAGCAGGATTAAGATAA
- the nrfA gene encoding ammonia-forming cytochrome c nitrite reductase yields MKPINESVNRKPMLGWLIFLASLIVVFLLGILASSIMERRAESVFAYTPQVEYGQWEPRNEVWGENFPREFESYYKTADTSFNSKYNGNAMIDMLEVDPRLVVLWAGYGFSKDYNQGRGHYYAVEDIQNTLRTGGPKNEKDGPMPATCWTCKSPDVPRLMNEIGVAEFYKGKWAGKGHEVVNPIGCADCHDAKTMNLRVTRPALIEAFQRQGKDINQATHQEMRSLVCAQCHVEYYFDKRNPEKPNYLTFPWDKGMDVESAEAYYDELEFKDWTHKLSKAPMLKAQHPGYEIYLKGIHADRGVSCADCHMPYKSEGGQKFTDHHIQSPLNNVANSCQVCHREETEKLIKNVYTRQDQIIGNRDKLEELLVRAHVEAKKAWDLGADEATMKPVLKLIRHAQWRWDYAAASHGGSFHAPTEISRIISTGIVRAQEARLELARIFASKGFNEKVAYPDIATKAKAQKFIGLDMEKLEAEKAEFKKNILPEWKKKADKRESGYQVKL; encoded by the coding sequence ATGAAGCCTATAAATGAATCAGTGAATAGAAAACCCATGTTGGGGTGGCTTATTTTCTTAGCTTCTTTAATTGTTGTTTTCTTATTGGGAATTCTAGCTTCTTCGATTATGGAGCGAAGAGCAGAATCTGTTTTTGCCTACACACCACAGGTTGAATATGGTCAGTGGGAGCCTCGGAACGAGGTTTGGGGTGAGAATTTCCCTCGCGAATTTGAATCCTATTATAAAACTGCAGATACCAGTTTTAATAGCAAGTATAATGGGAATGCCATGATAGATATGTTGGAAGTAGATCCTCGTTTGGTTGTGCTTTGGGCAGGTTATGGATTTTCAAAAGACTATAATCAAGGTCGCGGACACTATTATGCTGTTGAAGATATTCAGAATACTTTAAGAACTGGCGGTCCCAAGAATGAAAAGGATGGTCCTATGCCAGCAACTTGCTGGACTTGTAAAAGTCCGGATGTACCTCGTTTGATGAACGAAATTGGTGTGGCTGAATTTTATAAGGGGAAATGGGCAGGTAAGGGACACGAAGTGGTGAATCCTATTGGATGTGCCGATTGTCACGATGCGAAAACCATGAATTTGAGAGTCACTCGACCCGCTTTAATTGAAGCTTTCCAACGTCAGGGTAAGGATATCAATCAGGCGACTCATCAAGAAATGCGTTCATTGGTTTGTGCTCAGTGTCATGTTGAGTATTATTTCGATAAAAGAAATCCTGAGAAGCCAAATTATTTGACTTTCCCTTGGGATAAGGGAATGGATGTTGAGTCAGCTGAAGCCTATTACGATGAGCTTGAATTTAAGGACTGGACTCATAAGTTGAGTAAGGCACCCATGTTGAAAGCTCAGCACCCGGGTTACGAAATATACCTTAAAGGGATTCACGCGGATCGTGGTGTTTCTTGTGCAGACTGTCATATGCCATACAAATCAGAAGGTGGACAGAAATTTACTGATCATCATATTCAATCACCTTTGAACAATGTTGCTAACTCATGTCAGGTTTGTCATCGAGAGGAGACCGAGAAATTGATCAAGAACGTTTATACACGTCAGGATCAAATTATCGGAAATCGCGATAAGCTTGAGGAATTGTTAGTTCGTGCTCATGTTGAGGCTAAAAAGGCATGGGATCTAGGTGCTGATGAGGCAACAATGAAGCCTGTGTTAAAATTGATTCGTCATGCACAATGGCGTTGGGATTATGCTGCAGCTTCTCACGGTGGATCTTTCCACGCACCAACTGAGATCAGTCGAATTATTTCGACAGGTATTGTTCGTGCTCAGGAAGCAAGATTGGAATTGGCTCGCATTTTTGCCAGTAAAGGTTTCAATGAAAAAGTGGCTTATCCGGATATTGCAACCAAAGCGAAGGCTCAAAAATTCATTGGTTTAGATATGGAAAAACTGGAAGCTGAAAAAGCAGAGTTTAAGAAAAACATACTTCCGGAATGGAAAAAGAAAGCGGATAAGCGTGAGAGCGGTTATCAGGTTAAACTTTAA
- the ccsA gene encoding cytochrome c biogenesis protein CcsA translates to MIWSNFIFVLLSSSLLWFLALIFYKKELLKRLFIVLGTVCIGAFIAFLWVKLERPPLRTLGETRLWYAFFLPAIGMITYFRWRYNWMLFYSLGLSLVFLVINYIHPENFSKTLMPALQSPWFVPHVVVYIFAYAFLAASSLVAVRGLYQHYSQTLDRKIVRMADNLVYLGFAFLSLGLLFGALWAKEAWGHYWTWDPKETWALITWLGYLIYIHRRYHMPAKLQSSLWILALAFVILLICWFGVNYLPSAQFSVHTYSQTP, encoded by the coding sequence ATGATTTGGTCCAACTTTATATTCGTCTTATTAAGTAGTAGTTTACTGTGGTTTCTTGCTCTAATCTTTTATAAGAAGGAATTATTGAAACGTTTATTTATTGTTCTAGGAACAGTTTGTATTGGTGCTTTTATCGCTTTTTTGTGGGTGAAGTTGGAACGACCACCACTACGTACATTAGGTGAGACACGCTTATGGTATGCTTTCTTTTTGCCAGCTATTGGCATGATAACCTATTTCCGTTGGCGTTATAATTGGATGCTTTTTTATAGTTTGGGGCTTTCCCTCGTGTTTTTGGTGATTAATTATATTCATCCTGAGAATTTTTCAAAAACATTGATGCCGGCTCTTCAGAGTCCCTGGTTTGTCCCTCATGTGGTGGTGTATATTTTTGCTTATGCCTTTTTGGCTGCCTCCTCTCTAGTAGCTGTTCGGGGTTTGTATCAGCATTACAGCCAAACCCTCGATCGAAAAATTGTGCGCATGGCAGACAATTTGGTTTACCTGGGCTTTGCTTTTCTAAGCTTAGGCTTGCTCTTTGGAGCCTTATGGGCTAAGGAGGCCTGGGGGCATTATTGGACTTGGGATCCCAAAGAAACCTGGGCGCTTATAACTTGGTTGGGCTATTTGATTTACATACACCGTCGTTATCATATGCCAGCTAAATTACAATCGTCGCTTTGGATACTCGCCTTAGCTTTTGTGATTCTGTTGATTTGTTGGTTTGGAGTGAATTATTTACCATCAGCTCAATTCTCGGTTCATACCTATAGCCAGACTCCATAA
- a CDS encoding alginate export family protein: MKKLLLLLVVVIGALLPNTLMAQLKFTGEMRPRTEYRNGLKTLFNSDDDAAFFTSQRTRLNLNYSDVKFKVGLSLQDVRTWGDVAQLNMSDNNKLMLHEAWGELLFTENFSLKVGRQELVYDDSRILGNVGWAQQARSHDLALLKFKTDEQGQLHIGLAYNNEMEVLKDQLYTISYKSMQFAWYHRNYDDFNFSLLFLNNGLQRQDGADLKTYYSQTLGAHVNHKKEKLGLTASAYLQTGKDATDRDLNAYLFSVGANYALTENFKGNIGLEILSGTDSNATGDNKSFTPLYGTNHKFNGHMDYFYVGNHTGNVGLVDAFIGGVYSKDKITLGGTLHRFATHADLVVAGDKQDNYLGTELDLSFGYKYSKSVSFKLGYSQMFASDSMEVLKGVTDAENAPCWGWMMLVFKPNFLK, translated from the coding sequence ATGAAAAAACTACTGCTTTTGTTGGTTGTTGTTATTGGAGCACTTCTGCCTAATACCCTAATGGCCCAGCTAAAATTTACTGGCGAAATGCGACCACGTACTGAGTATCGTAATGGATTAAAAACGCTTTTTAATTCTGATGATGATGCCGCATTTTTTACTTCACAGCGTACACGCTTAAATCTTAATTATTCTGACGTCAAGTTTAAAGTGGGTTTATCTCTTCAAGATGTCAGAACATGGGGTGATGTGGCACAGCTAAACATGTCTGATAATAATAAGTTGATGTTGCATGAGGCCTGGGGAGAGTTGCTGTTCACAGAGAATTTTTCATTAAAAGTAGGGCGTCAGGAGCTGGTTTATGATGATTCAAGAATTTTAGGAAATGTGGGTTGGGCTCAGCAAGCCCGAAGCCATGATTTAGCCTTATTAAAATTCAAAACGGATGAGCAAGGCCAACTGCATATCGGTTTGGCTTATAATAATGAAATGGAAGTTTTGAAGGATCAATTATATACAATTTCCTATAAGAGTATGCAGTTTGCATGGTATCATAGAAACTACGATGATTTCAATTTTAGTTTGTTATTCTTGAATAATGGTTTGCAAAGACAAGATGGAGCAGACCTGAAAACTTATTATAGTCAGACCTTGGGAGCTCATGTGAATCATAAGAAGGAAAAGTTGGGTTTAACGGCTTCCGCTTATCTTCAAACCGGAAAGGATGCAACTGATCGAGATCTGAATGCTTATCTTTTTTCAGTAGGGGCGAACTATGCTTTAACAGAAAATTTTAAAGGAAATATTGGTCTTGAAATTCTTTCGGGAACGGATTCAAATGCAACAGGTGATAACAAATCATTTACCCCTTTATACGGAACCAATCATAAGTTCAACGGACACATGGACTATTTCTATGTTGGCAACCATACAGGTAATGTTGGTCTGGTTGATGCTTTTATAGGTGGTGTTTATTCTAAAGATAAAATTACGCTTGGAGGGACCTTACATCGTTTTGCAACACATGCCGACCTGGTGGTAGCAGGAGACAAGCAAGACAACTATCTGGGAACAGAACTGGATCTGTCTTTTGGATACAAGTATTCCAAATCCGTATCATTTAAATTGGGCTACTCACAAATGTTTGCTTCTGATTCCATGGAAGTTCTTAAAGGGGTTACTGATGCAGAAAACGCACCTTGTTGGGGTTGGATGATGCTCGTGTTTAAACCTAATTTTCTAAAATAA
- the nrfH gene encoding cytochrome c nitrite reductase small subunit has product MVKLFRLLTPPPQWRIPVMIVLGAFVGLGVHVLYLSKALSYLSDDPKTCVNCHVMAPQYATYQHSSHREVATCNDCHVPHNNVFNKYFFKAKDGLRHATIFATRTEPEVIFILEEGRQVVHNNCIRCHSQTLTDPKLAAKVPNHAHNTQDRVCWECHREVPHGRVNSLSSVPNARVPVPSSPIPDWMKDYLNETDIK; this is encoded by the coding sequence ATGGTAAAACTATTTAGATTGTTAACGCCTCCTCCCCAATGGAGAATTCCGGTGATGATTGTCTTGGGTGCTTTTGTCGGGTTGGGAGTGCATGTGCTGTATTTGTCAAAGGCACTGTCTTACCTGTCTGATGATCCTAAAACCTGTGTCAACTGTCATGTTATGGCACCTCAGTATGCGACCTATCAGCATAGTTCGCATCGCGAAGTTGCCACATGTAACGATTGCCATGTACCGCACAATAATGTATTTAATAAATACTTTTTTAAGGCAAAGGATGGTTTGAGGCATGCAACAATATTTGCAACAAGGACAGAACCTGAAGTGATCTTTATTTTGGAAGAAGGTCGTCAGGTTGTGCACAATAACTGCATCCGCTGTCACAGTCAAACGTTGACTGATCCCAAGTTGGCAGCAAAAGTGCCTAATCATGCACACAATACTCAGGATAGAGTTTGTTGGGAGTGTCACAGAGAGGTTCCACACGGAAGAGTCAATAGCCTTTCGAGTGTTCCCAATGCCCGAGTGCCAGTACCTTCAAGTCCAATTCCGGATTGGATGAAAGACTATTTAAATGAAACCGATATCAAATAA